The Neorhodopirellula lusitana genome includes a window with the following:
- a CDS encoding proton-conducting transporter membrane subunit has protein sequence MSELHFPWIELSILVPLLGAIWLQVFGSSENALKHAIFFCVVTLGLTLVELADFISMGSFEAHDHWPFVDWIFPPDVFVVDELSAYQLPLAALIFLVTVMSTLRTKAPRFSPKLALVSETLVLATFSCRASWALIALLICSTVPPYLELKARNRCTRIYAIHMSVFSVLLVSGYAWLTMVDVSGPSVLIPGALLTAAGLLRSGIFPLHLWMTDLFEKATFGTAILFTTPLVGAYAVMRLVIPIAPSWALQSIAVLSLTTAVYAGAMALVQKEARRMFCFLFLSQASLVLVGLELVTPIGLTGALCLWLSVGMSLTGFGITLRCIEARISRISLADFHGLYAQMPMFAGFFLLTGLGAIGFPATIGFVGMELLIEGAVEVYPLVGTLVVIAAAMCGIAVLMAYFRIFTGREHRTMVPMHARVTERIAILVLTLLIIGGGLYPQPGVATRYHAAKELTVQRAKNFPNEEPVTPVKHDPHE, from the coding sequence ATGTCGGAATTGCATTTCCCCTGGATTGAACTATCCATCCTCGTTCCGCTACTCGGCGCAATCTGGTTACAAGTATTCGGCAGTAGCGAGAACGCACTGAAGCACGCAATCTTTTTCTGCGTCGTGACGCTCGGCTTAACCTTAGTAGAACTAGCCGACTTCATCTCGATGGGATCCTTTGAGGCGCATGATCATTGGCCGTTTGTCGACTGGATCTTCCCGCCGGATGTGTTCGTCGTTGACGAACTGAGCGCCTACCAGTTGCCACTGGCGGCGCTGATATTCCTGGTCACGGTGATGTCGACTCTTCGCACCAAAGCACCACGGTTCTCTCCGAAGTTGGCCTTGGTTTCAGAAACTCTGGTGCTCGCAACCTTCAGTTGCCGAGCCTCTTGGGCATTGATCGCGTTGCTGATCTGCTCCACCGTCCCACCCTATTTGGAACTGAAGGCACGCAACCGGTGCACTCGAATTTACGCGATTCACATGAGCGTCTTTTCAGTGCTTTTAGTCTCTGGTTACGCGTGGCTAACAATGGTCGACGTTTCCGGCCCCTCGGTGCTCATTCCGGGAGCGTTGTTAACGGCCGCGGGACTGTTGCGAAGCGGTATTTTCCCGCTGCACTTGTGGATGACCGACCTATTCGAAAAGGCGACCTTCGGGACCGCAATCTTATTCACAACGCCGCTAGTGGGCGCGTATGCGGTGATGCGACTGGTCATCCCCATCGCACCCTCGTGGGCGTTACAGAGTATTGCGGTGCTCTCGCTAACCACGGCGGTCTACGCCGGGGCCATGGCGTTGGTCCAAAAAGAAGCACGTCGCATGTTCTGCTTCTTGTTTCTCAGCCAAGCTTCATTGGTCTTGGTCGGACTCGAACTGGTCACCCCCATTGGTCTGACCGGAGCCCTGTGCTTGTGGCTGTCCGTCGGCATGTCGTTGACCGGATTTGGCATCACGTTGCGATGCATCGAAGCACGGATATCCCGAATTTCGCTGGCTGATTTCCACGGGCTTTACGCGCAAATGCCGATGTTCGCAGGCTTCTTTTTGCTCACCGGCCTGGGGGCGATTGGCTTCCCTGCAACGATCGGCTTCGTCGGCATGGAACTATTGATCGAGGGTGCGGTCGAGGTCTACCCGCTGGTCGGGACCCTCGTTGTCATCGCTGCGGCGATGTGCGGCATCGCGGTCTTGATGGCATACTTCCGAATTTTTACCGGGCGTGAACACCGCACGATGGTTCCGATGCACGCTCGAGTGACCGAGCGAATCGCAATTCTGGTGCTGACCCTTCTGATCATCGGCGGTGGGCTGTACCCGCAGCCCGGTGTCGCAACGCGATACCATGCCGCGAAAGAGCTAACAGTTCAACGTGCGAAGAATTTCCCCAACGAAGAACCAGTAACTCCGGTCAAACATGATCCACACGAATAG